Genomic DNA from Paenibacillus sp. MBLB1832:
TAAAAACCCCGCCAAACCTCTTTCTACGCGAGGGGCGGGATTTTCCTTCTATTTCTTCTCAGCAAGCCATATTGAAAGTGAATTAATTTCATCTTCAGAGAGCTTACCTTTGAAGGCTGGCATCGCGCCTCTCCCGTTCGTGATAATCGCTGTGAGCTGCTCCTTGGAGAGCTTACCCCCAACTTTCTGAAGGTTAGGCCCCACCAAGCCCTCTAGATTGGCACCATGACAGCTCACACAATTGGCTTTGAAAACCGTTTGAGCATCTGCCTTGGCTGTAGTAGTGCCTGTTGAAGCCGACGTCGTTGGAGCTGGCGTCGCGCTAGGTTTTGTTTCGTTCTTGCTGCACGCCGTTAAGCAACAGGTTAGCACTATGGCAAGAGCCATCCATTTTCGGTTCATGTGTTTACGTCTCCTCACATTCATATGTTCTAATGCAAAATTTATATCCATACAATTCCCGATATTCCAAACTTTCATGCATAAGACGATCCAAGCCTGCTCATCATATCCATAACTAACCAATTCCATTTCTATGCGAAGGAGGCACAACAAAATGGCAGACAAACCATCGCAACAATCGCTCGATCCATCACGTCGCCGTT
This window encodes:
- a CDS encoding c-type cytochrome; this encodes MNRKWMALAIVLTCCLTACSKNETKPSATPAPTTSASTGTTTAKADAQTVFKANCVSCHGANLEGLVGPNLQKVGGKLSKEQLTAIITNGRGAMPAFKGKLSEDEINSLSIWLAEKK